In Komagataeibacter medellinensis NBRC 3288, a genomic segment contains:
- the mobQ gene encoding MobQ family relaxase: MAIYHLSVKSISRSAGRSVVAAAAYRAGQELTDERQGLTHDYTRKQGVEDAFIVAPDGADWAQDRNALWNAAEAAEKRKDAKTGREYELALPAELDAGARKELARDFARELVARYGVVADVAMHEPGREGDNRNHHAHILTTTRTVGENGLGAKTRVLDVASTASTEIEHMRGVWARQVNMALERHQVEQRVDHRSFERQGREQEPTRHMGVSATAMERQAAREIPGREPVTDLGKQNAEIRERNRVLETARKAVEKAQELFSGLEKRARQAVGLARKIGQRMEREREAERQRKELARQAEIRRQQDIRAAEEARKAAEKDRQKQLAKEIDEPTFRRSRDRGPSIGF; the protein is encoded by the coding sequence GTGGCGATCTACCATCTGTCTGTCAAATCCATCTCGCGCTCGGCCGGTCGCAGCGTCGTGGCTGCTGCTGCCTATCGTGCCGGTCAGGAACTGACGGACGAGCGGCAGGGCCTGACGCACGACTACACCCGCAAGCAGGGGGTGGAGGATGCGTTCATCGTGGCCCCGGATGGCGCGGACTGGGCGCAGGACCGGAACGCCCTGTGGAACGCAGCCGAAGCGGCCGAGAAGAGGAAGGACGCCAAGACCGGCCGGGAATACGAGCTGGCGTTACCGGCCGAGCTGGACGCGGGCGCACGGAAAGAACTGGCCCGGGATTTCGCCCGTGAGCTGGTGGCGCGGTACGGGGTGGTGGCCGATGTGGCGATGCATGAACCCGGCCGGGAAGGGGATAACCGGAACCATCACGCCCATATCCTCACCACGACCCGGACGGTCGGGGAGAATGGTCTGGGGGCCAAGACGCGGGTTCTGGACGTGGCCAGCACCGCCTCGACCGAGATCGAGCACATGCGGGGGGTGTGGGCGCGCCAGGTGAACATGGCGCTGGAACGGCACCAGGTCGAACAGCGGGTGGATCACCGGAGCTTCGAGCGCCAAGGGAGGGAGCAGGAGCCGACCCGGCACATGGGGGTTTCAGCAACCGCCATGGAGCGTCAGGCGGCCCGCGAGATCCCCGGTCGGGAGCCGGTGACGGATCTCGGGAAGCAGAACGCGGAGATCCGCGAGCGGAACCGGGTTCTGGAAACGGCCCGCAAGGCCGTGGAAAAAGCGCAGGAGCTGTTCTCCGGCCTTGAGAAACGGGCACGGCAGGCGGTCGGTCTGGCCCGGAAGATCGGGCAGCGGATGGAGCGGGAGAGGGAGGCCGAGCGCCAGAGGAAGGAGTTGGCACGTCAGGCCGAAATCAGACGTCAGCAGGACATCCGGGCGGCCGAGGAAGCCCGGAAAGCCGCCGAGAAGGACCGCCAGAAGCAGCTCGCCAAGGAGATCGATGAGCCAACGTTCAGGCGGTCACGGGATCGAGGACCAAGTATTGGGTTTTAG